From the Winogradskyella forsetii genome, the window ACTACAGGATGTTTCATTATCAATGATATGACCATAACTGTTTCTGCCCTCACAAATTTTAATAGTCCTACAGATTACGAAATTTGCGATGATGATTTGGATGGAGACGATCAAAATGGGCTATCTAGTTTCGACTTTAATTTAAAATCGGAAGAAATTGTAAACGGAATGGCTGGTGCAAATTACAATATCAGTTATTACCTAACTCAATCGAATGCCGAAAGCGCAACTTCTGTGCTTCCTAATAACTATACCAATTCAACTCCGACACCGACCGAAATATTTGTTAGAATTCAGGATATGGATTCTGGGTGTATTGGTTTTACATCTTTTAATATTATCGTTAATCCGATGCCAATAGCGAATGATGTATCTTTACTACAATGTGACGAAGATGGTATTCCTGAAGGATTTACTACCTTTAATATAACGCAGATTGAAAACGCTATCTCTGGAGATGATCCAAATATTACAATAGACTATTATCTTTCAATGGTTGATGCCGAAAATCAAGATGATGCCATAAATGGTGATGCTTTTAATAACTTCTTCAACCCACAAATTATTTATGCGAGAGTAAAAAACACATCGACCAATTGTGTTAATTTCAGTGAAATTTCTTTAGAAGTTAGTACAACCGTTACTAACGACGTCGATATTCAGTTGTGTGATACGGATGGTGTGGAAGATGGCTTTATGGAGTTTAATCTTGGTGCTGTAGCTGGAGCTATCTTTCCTAATACAATAGAAGATTTTATTTTGGTCTATTATGAAACCTACGAAGATGCTTTAGTAGAAACGAATCCGCTTGACGCAACTTTCACCAATACAATTCCCTATAACCAAACCATCTATGGACGTGTAGAAAACACCAATGCTTGTTACGGCATCAGCGAAATAGAACTAACCGTTTTTGAATTACCAAATATTGAAACCGAGTCTGAAACGTTATACTGTTTAAATTCATTTCCTGAAACTATAACTTTAGATGGCGGAATTATTGGAGATTCCCCAAGCAACTATTATTATCAATGGTCTACAGGAGAGGACACCTCAACGATTGAAATTGATACGCCAGGGACGTATAACGTAAGAGTTAGCACTACCAATGGCTGTTATAAAGACAGAACGATCACCGTTTTACCTTCCAACATTGCTACGATTTCCTCCATAGAAGTCATAGATGGTTTACAAAACAATTCTATTTCAATTTTTGTAGATGAAAACAGTGAAGGTGATTACGAATATGCCTTAGACAACATCGACGGCCCCTATCAAAACAGCAATATATTTACTAACTTACAACCAGGTTTATATACGGTTTACATACGAGATAAAAACAATTGTGGCATTGTAGAAGATTTAGTTTCTGTTATTGGATTCCCTAAATTCTTTACACCAAATAATGATACTGTCAATGACTATTGGCAAGTTTATGGTGTTTCAGAACAATTTCAACCAAACACCTCTATTTATATTTTTGATCGTTATGGCAAGCTTCTAACCGAAATAAATCCATTGAGTTCTGGTTGGGATGGCACGTATAACGGTGTAGAAATGCCTACTAGCGATTATTGGTTTAAGGTGAAATTAGAAGATGGAAGAACATTCACCAGCCATTTTACTTTGAAACGATAAATTAAAATTTGTATTTTAGACCTAACCAAACCAATACTTTGAAAAGCACATATTACATCATTTGCTTTTTTTTATTGATTCCATCATTTCTAGTGATGGGTCAAGATATTTCTTTATACCAGCAATTTAATGGGAGATACGATTACACGGCCATAGGAAATACCATGAATACTGAAGAAAACGGTGTCGCTGGCCCTTGCTCGATTTTAACCTCATCTTCGGCAGATTTAAATCTCAACACAGATCAAAACGTAGTTGCCGCCTATTTATATTGGGCGGGATCGGGAAACGGAGATCTAGATATTAACCTAAATGGAATACCTGTGACCTCTGAACGTAACTTTAATGATGCTTTAGACGCGACACGAGTATTTTTTGCCGCTTTTGCAGACGTTACGGATATTATAGTCAACGAAGGTAATGGCAGCTATACCGTTTCAGATTTTGATTTAACCACGACTATATTACCTTATTGTTCTACAGGTACAAATTTTGGAGGCTGGGCAATAACCATTATATATCAAGATGACAGCTTACCTCTTAACCAACTTAATGTTTACGATGGCTTACAAAGTGTACCTGATGCTCTTAGCATAACGCTAGATAACCTGAATGTATTAGATAATGAAGATGCAAAAATTGGTTTTGTGGCTTGGGAAGGTGATCGGTCCTTAGCGGTTAACGAGCAATTGACCATTAACGGAAACGTGATTAGTAATTTGCCGTTAAACCCAGCGAACAATGCCTTTAATGGGACAAACTCGTTTACAGGAGCCACCGATTTGTATAATATGGATATTGACGTGTATAATATTCAAAACAATATAAGTATTGGAGACACTTCAGCAACCATAGCTTTAACTTCCGGACAAGATTATGTGATGATCAATAACATCATTACGGTCCTAAACAGTCAGTTACCAGATGCCACAATTAGTATAGATAGTCGAACTGTGAATTGTGGAGACTACAATGTTGAACTCTTTTATAGTATAAGCAATTTTAACAGTACGGATATTTTACCGGCCAATACGCCTATTGCATTCTACTATAATAGTAATTTTATTGGCGCAACTGAAACTATTAACGACATTGCCATAGGTGCAAGTGAAAGTAATTCTATTATTCTTAATTTACCAGAAGGTATTGATCCCAATGTAACCATTGTAGCCATTGTAGATGATGTTGGCACAATGAATGGTATTGTCACAGAAACGAATGAAAACAACAACAGCACGTTTATAGATATTCAATTGCTTCTTATTCCTGAAGCAGAAACACTTCCATATCTTATTGGCTGTAATGAAGGTTTCGAGACCGCTACTTATAATTTGTTCGATGCCCTTGAAACTTTAAATTACACTGAAGAAGAAGTGACGTTTTATAATTCATTGGATGATTTAGAAACAGAATCTAGTCCCATACTAATCCCTACTGACTATAATAATAGTCTAAATCCCGAGACTATTTATGCGCGATTGGTAAGTCCGCCGTGTTATGAAATTTTCCAGTTCGATTTAACTATTGAAAACTGTCCGCCATACATTCCACAAGGTTTCTCACCAAATGAGGATACTTACAATGATTGGTTTAACATCCAAGGGTTGTATGATATTTTTGTAGAACATGAATTACAGATTTATAACCGCTATGGCAACCTCATCTTTGTTGGCACTGATGGTAAGCCTTGGTTTGGAAAAACAAATAGAGGTATCAATAATGTAGGAAGTAAAGTTCCAGTTGGTACTTATTTTTACATCCTGAATTTAAACGACCCCAATTATCAACCTTATATGGGATGGGTTTATGTGAATTATTAATACCTATTGGTGCTTAATGTTAAAGTTTTTATCCATTCATCTTATTTTTTTGCAGTTCTGAATAACATCCTTTAATTTTATACGCGTTAAGAAAATTTTACTGTTAATTCCCTCCTCATTTTATTATTTCCCTCAAAACAGATTAAACTAAAATTGAAAATTTAGAACATTTCATTTCTATTTTTCAAAACGCTATTATAATATTGAGTTTCAGGTTAAGCAATTTCTAATACGAAAGTTTAGGAATATTTGAAATCAATTTGGGAAGAAAGGCCTCGTTCTGAGGTCTTTTTTAGTTTAAAAGTGCATTTTACGCTTTAAAATGTTAACATTTTGTGTATTTCAGCGTATTTTTTTGTATTTCATCTTTATTAATTCTACATTTCGCCCGTATTAAAACGTAGGATAGGAAATTACCCGAATCTATCTGCACTAAACAATTTAACCTTAACCGAAACGAATGACTTATTTCAACCGCTCCCTCTGCTTATTTATAGGCTTAATTTGTAGTGTTTCTTTTGCACAGCAAGTTTCTGTAGATAATTCAGTTTCACCTCAAGACTTAGTTCAAAACACACTCATACAAGGCTGTGTTGAAGTCTCAAATATTTCATCCCCTTCAAACGGAACATCAATAGGAATTGGAAGTTTTGGATATTTTGAACGTGCCTCATCAAATTTTCCTTTTGAAAACGGAATTGTATTAACCACAGGAAATGCTAACTCAGCTGGTAATGGACAAAACAACACCATCTTAAATGAGGGTGATGCCACTTGGCTTACTGATAATGATCTTGAAACTGCCTTGGGAATATCTGGAACTGTAAATGCAACTTCCATTGAATTCGAGTTTATTTCAATTTCAAATCAAATTCAATTTAATTATATCCTAGCTTCAGAAGAATATTTCGGAAATTTCCCATGTGAATATTCTGATGGATTCGCCTTTTTAATTAGACAAGCTGGTACTAGTGATCCTTATACTAATATTGCTTTGATTCCAGGAACCACAACACCTGTGAACACCAATACGGTTCACGACGAGATTGTTGGCTTTTGTCCTGCTTCAAACGACGAATTTTTTGAAGGTTACAATGTTGGAGACACCAATTATAATGGTAGAACTACAGTCCTTTCTGCGACGGCATCAATTCAACCCAACGTACAATACCAAATTAAACTGGTCATTGCAGATCAAACGGATCAAAATTATGATTCTGCCGTATTTATTGAAGGTAATAGTTTCGATGCTTCTGTAGATTTGGGTGAAGATTTCTCTACTTGTGCAAGTAGTGTCGTTTTAGATGGAAACATTGACAATCCAAATGCAACTTATAGTTGGTATTTTAATGACGCGCTAATTGCGACTGAAAACCAATCGACTTTAACCGCTTTACAAGCCGGAAATTATCGTGTGGAAATTACATTACCACTCGCAGGAAATTCCTGTGCTATTGAAGATGATATTAATGTGGCTTTAAGTTCTACTCAAACTTCTGAACCACTTTCAGATTTTCAACTTTGTGATGATCTAAGCGGTGATGGCCTTGAAATATTTGATTTATCCTTAAAGGATTCAGAAGTACTAGCTTCTGTACCTTCGTCGAGTTATACCATTTCTTATCACTATACCAACTCAGATGCTTCAAATAACAGTAACGCTATTACAAGCCCGATTCAAAATACTGGAAATCCACAACCCATTCATGTAAGAATTGAAGATACAGATAACGGTTGTTTGGCATTTTCCACCTTTAATTTAGTAGTAAATAGCTTACCAATAATTTCAAACCCAACACCTTTGATCGTTTGTGATGACCAAACTGCAGACGGAATTACGGCTATGGACCTGAATGCTTTGAAAGACAATGAAATTACTTTAGCACAATCTAACTTAGTGGTTACTTATCACAGTTCTGCGAGTGATGCCGCTAATGGTATCAATGCCTATACAATTCCTTATACCAACACAAACGTTAGTGAGCAGTTATTTGTAAGTGTTAAAAATCCAGAAACCGGTTGTATCAGTACAACTACCTTAGATATTTCAGTGATAGAAAGTCCTGTTATAAATATGGAAGATCATTATATAGATGCTTGTGACGCAGATCATGATGGTTTTGCCAATTTTGATTTAACATCTATTATTCCAGATGTTCTACAAGGACTCACAGGAGTTACTGTAACCTTTCATGTTTCCCCAGAAGATGCACTTTCTGGTGCAAACCCCATTGCTGATGACACAAATTATGCTAACATTACAGCTGAAGAACAAATAGTCTATATTAGAGTGGAAAATGATATGACTGGTTGTGCTTCCATTGCCCCTATTGAATTGCACTCCAATTTACTTTTAACGGCTACAAACATTAGGGATGTCAGCTTATGCGATATTGGTGACGACGACACAGAAGAATTTGATTTCGCAAATATTGCGGTAGGAATTATTAATGATTTGATCGATGTTGAAGTATTTTTCTACGAAAGTGAAGACGATAGAGATAATCAATTAAACCCTATAGATACCGACTCACCTTACTATAATCAGAGTAATCCGCAGACCATATATATTGGCCTGCAAAGTCCAACCTGTTATGAAGTTGCAGATTTTGATTTAGTGTTGTACCCAATAATAGAATTTCAATCTGTCGTAAGCCTCATCGTTTGTGATACGGATCAAGATGGGTTTACAACCACAAATTTATCATCATTAAACCAAGATGTCACCAATGGAGAAGACGGTTTTGATGTGACTTATTTTCCAACAGAGCAAGATGCAATTGACAATACCAATGCCTTGCCTAACTCATATACAAACGTAACAAATCCGTTTACCTTATTCCCTAGAATTACGTCTTCCGAAACAGGCTGTTTTGATTATAATTCTTTTGAAGTGACTGTATTACCAGCACCAGAAAGCGAAAAGCCTGAAGATATTATTATTTGTGATGCAGATAGAGATGGATTTTCACCTATAAATTTAAACAGTAGTATTCCAAATTCAATTTTAGCAACTCCAGATCGCACAGTAACTTTTTATAATACGAGAAATGATGCTAGGTCAGGAGCAAATGCCATTGAAAACACCTCTAACTACGCTGCACAAACCGAAGATGTTTTCATGCGTGTAGAAAATAACAGTACAGGGTGTTATTCCATTGAGATATTAGAAATTATTGTGAATAAATTACCTTTTGTTGGTGATTTGTCCAACTACGTCGATGAGTTTATCTTTTGTGAAGATGCATCAGACGGCTTTGGTGAATTTATTTTTGAAAACAAGGATGTAGAAGCTTTAAGCGGACAAACAGGTAAAGAAGTTTCATATTATCTTAACCAATCAGATGCAGACAATAAAACCAATGCTATAGATAAAACAAGTCCCTATGAAAACATTAGTAATCCTCAAGAAATCTATGTGAGAATTGATAATATTACTGACGAATCTTGTTACACAACCTCTTCGTTTATCATTGAAGTAGGTACAAATCCAATTTTCAATGACCCAAGTGATTGGTTTGTCTGTGATGATAGTGTTGTTGATGGTTCTGTGATGCATGATTTTACAAGTGTTATAGCGGAAGTTTCTGCTGGAATCCCAGATATAGAAACTGTTAAATTCTTTACTTCAGAGGAAGATGCCATTAATAGCACCAACGAAATACCTGTACAATTTGCAAATACCGTAAACCCACAACAGATTTACGTACAGATAGATAATGGTACCATCTGTAAGTCTATTACATCATTTGTGGTTAACATCATTAGTACTCCAGAAGTTACGCCTATAGATCCATTAATAGAATGTGACGATGATACGGACGGTTCACTTGAATTTGATTTAACCGTAGCCGTAGAAAACATATTAGATGTAAGGCAGGAAGATCTTGTATTAGCTTATTATGAAAATTTTGAGGATGCCGAAGCAAATATAAATGCTATAGCAACCCCAGCCAGTTACACAAACACGTCAAACCCACAAACAGTTTATTATAAAGTCACCAACACCATATCAAACTGTTATACGACCTTACCAATAGAATTAATAGTGAATCAACCACCACATATCAATGATTTTGAACAATATACCATCTGTGCTAACGATGCTAATAGTGTTGACTTAACTGAAATTAATGAGGTTGCTAGAGATGTCAATTTCAATGTACTTTTCAGCTATTTTGATAATGAAGCAGATGCGATAGCGAATACCAATGCTTTAGATACGAATTATACCTATCAGTCTGATTTTGACACTTTGTTTGTAAGAACAGAATTTAGTACAACACATTGTTCTACGTATTACCAATTTAATTTAAAAGTTGAACCATTACCAATTGCTAATCAACCTAATGATTTAATGGATTGCGATGATGATTTTGATGGCATTTTAGAATTCGATTTAACCCAACAAAACGCTAGTATCTTGGGAGGACAAAACCCTAATTCATTTACGGTAAGCTACCATAATACTGAGCTACAAGCCAACGAAAATAATTCAGCTTTAGAGACAGATTATATGGCTTTTGATGGAGAAGTGATTTATACTCGTATAGAAAATAACAGCACAGGATGCTACAGTGTTGGTCAATTCTCGGTAATTGTGAACCCGCTTCCAATCGTAGATATTGGAGAGCAAGTCATTTGTTTGGATAATATGCCATTATTGGTATCTGCAAACACCAATAATATAGCAGATACTTATTTATGGTCCACTGGAGAAATAACACCCGAAATTGAGATTACCGAAATAGGTAGTTATTGGGTAGAAGTAACTTCAGAATTCGGTTGTGAAATCACAAATTATTTCGGAGTTTCAGAATCCACATCAGCAATTATAGAAACGACAGAAGTCATTGACTTTTCAGACCCAAACAATATTACTGTAACCATAAGCGGAATTGGAGATTACCTGTACCAATTGGACGATTTTGAACCGCAAGAATCCAACGTCTTCCAAAATGTAGCTATGGGTTACCATACCGTTACGATTATTGATTTGAACGGTTGTTCTGACACTACTAAAGAAGTCTTGGTCGTTGATATTCCAAAATTCTTTACACCTAACAGTGATGGCACCAATGACACTTGGCATATTGTGGGCATCGAAACATTGCCTGGTACTATTATAAATGTCTATGATCGCTACGGAAAACTGATTACACGATTAAATTCTAATTCATCGGGTTGGAACGGTAAATACAATGGCGAAAAAATGCCTACTAGTGATTACTGGTATGTAGCAGATGTACAACGTGGTTCTATTGCATTTCAGGTCAAAGGGCATTTTACTTTGAAACGATGATTTAAAGTAACCACTCGTCTATGTTATTAAACCTTTAAATTCATTTTAACTTTAATTACTTTATTTTTCATTAGATTTACACTAAAAAGAAGCTTAGTTTCACTACTAAAATTGCTATTGTTTACGTATAAATCTAATGAAAAAGAAAAGTATATACTTATTTCTCTTACTTTTCGCGCATGTATTCTATCTACATGCGCAACAAATTTCTACCGACAATAGTCTACAGCCAAATGCGCTTATACAAAATATAATCGGTACGGGCTGTGCAACAGCCAGCAATGTATCTTCAGCCGTAAATGGAAGTGTTAATGGTATTGTGAGTTTTGGAAGTTTTGACAGTGGTACTACCAATTTTCCACTTCAAAATGGCTTAGTGCTTTCTACGGGAAGCGTTAGCGCTGCAGCAAATACATTTGTAAATGACGATTTAAGTGAAGGTAATATTGATTGGTCTACGGATCAGGACCTAATCGATGTTTTGGGCATTGACCAAACCCTAAATGCCACGTCGATAGAATTCGATTTTGAATCTGCTAACAGTTTTGTGTCATTCAAATATCTATTCGCCTCTGACGAGTACCAGCAGGAATACCCCTGCAATTTTAAGGATGTTTTTGCGATTTTCATAAAACGAGCAGGCACCATGGAGCCTTATGTCAATATTGCCCTCATACCAGATACAACTACAGAAGTCAGTACCAACACCATACATCCCAATATTGCCGGTTTTTGTGAGGCTCAGAACGGAGACTTTTTTAGAGGTTATAATATTGGCAATACCAACTTTAATGGTCATACTGAAGTATTAACGGCTAGAGCGGATATTATACCAAATGAGACCTACCATATAAAATTAGTTATTGCGGACCATATTGACCAACGCTTTGATTCTGCAGTTTTTATTGAGGCAGAGGGATTTGGTAATTCCATCGATTTAGGGCCAGATCAAAGTATTTGCGGCAGTGACCTAATTCTTGACACAAATTTCGACAATACTTCTGCTTCTATTCAGTGGTTATTGAATGGAAACCCAATTCCTGGCGAAAACTCCCCTACTCTCCAGGTTATCCAAACCGGAACTTACAGTGTTGAGATTACGATACCCTCAACAGCCAATAATTGTATTTTAACTGATGAAATTGAAGTTGAAGTTATACCTTTTCAGCAAGCTGCACCAATTGAAGATTATACTGCATGCGATCCAGCTCCAAGTGATGGTATTTATGATTTTAATTTTCAAGACCTAAAAAACGAAGAGATATATAGTAATCTCCCTTCCAATGATTACACAATTAGTTATCATCTAACCCAAGATGATGCACAAAGCGATGTAAATGCTATTACTGGAAATTACCAGAATACAGAGGAAACTGAAACAATATTTGTAAGAATTGAAAGTACAAATGGAGACTGTCTGCAGATTGGGAATTTTAATATTTATGTAAACGAACTTCCAAGTTCAGCAGATTTTTCAATTTTTATATGTAATGAAAATTTTGCTGATCCTGGTTTTTCTAATATAAATATGTTAAATAATGTTATGGCTGATGGCGAATTAAATAGAACTGTTACTTATTTTATAAACGAGTCTGATGCCATAGAAGGAATTAACGCTATTACAGACTTTCCAGATTTTAGTACTCAACCCCCTTACATGGTAGCAAGGATTGAAATAAGTGATGCGTCTAGTCAATGTTTTTCATTAGGTTACATTTATTTTGATTATATATCTCCCCCGGAATTGTTTACGAATACGCTAATATTAGATGCGTGTACAGACCCGAACATTGAAGAAACTATAGATGGCGTTAGCTATACATACAATAATATTCCTATTTTCTTTGATATTGAAGGATACTTTGAAATCATAGAAACATCCATATTTCCGGGATCTTCCGTTAGAGTAGCAGCTTTACTAGGTCTCGGCAACCCTAGGTCTTATACACTAAATGAGCAATCAACATTTACTATTCCTTTAGCAGTATCTTTCGACAATGGTAATTGTTATAGCCCTGTAACTCTAAAACTTTATAAAAACTATCTACATGAAGTTATTGGAGAGGAAAACACTATCGAAACTTGTGACGATGATAGCAACAACGGTATAGAAAACTTTAATTTTGACGTAATTAGACAAGAACTTTTAGAAAATATAGATGAAGATTATTCCGCAAATTTATTTATAGATTACTATGAGTCTGAGTTAGATAGAACAAACGACCTAAACGCTATTGATCAAAGTCTGCCTTTTTCTGTAAATACTTATGATGAATTATTTATTGAAGCTTATTATTCCTTTAATGGAGTTGTGGCGTGTTCTATAAATTCTAAAATAAATCTTCAGGTAAGTCCTGCTTTAAATTTAAATCCTATCTCTATAGATTATTGTGGCAGTACAGACCCAAACACAAATCAAACAAATATAATTTTAGAAACAGCTTCTAAAAGTGTATTTGAAGATATTGTAAATAATTATGGGATTGAAGTCAGTTTAGAATACTATGAGACATTTGAAAATGCAGAAACTCAAGAAAACGAACTTATTGAAATGTATAGTCTACTTCAAGGGCAAAATTTATATATTCGTGCAACTAACACAATCACTGGGTGCTACGATATAACTTCCTTAGAACTAAATGTTTATACAATTTTAGAAGACCCTAACCTAGAACCGATAATCATTTGTGATGAAGATCAAAATTTATTTGCCACTGTTAATTTAGAAAATGTATTACAAAACTTTTCAGGTAACACTAATGATATCGATTTTACATTTTATAATTCATTTAGCGATGCAATTGATGAATTCCACGATTTTTTGTCAATTCCTAATCCAACTAATTACACGACTAACAGCAAAGAAATATTTTTAAGAGCTGAGATAGAATCGTTAGAGTGTTTTACCATATTGAATTTTGAAATTCTCATATACGCTGATCCACAATTAAGTACTATTTCAGATTATATTAATTGCCAGATAAACCCAAATGCATCCTCAAGCTTTTTATTTGTTGACAAAGACCCAAATATCATTGATAATCAATCAGGTATGCAAGTTCTCTACTTTGAAACTGAAGACAATGCCATAAACAGAGTTAACCCTATTGACAAAAACGCACCTTATTTTCCAGATTCCAACCCTCAAACCGTATATGTCCGTCTTGAAAACGAGACAGAAAACGGTTGCTTCAAGGTTGCTCCAATGCAAATAGAGGTTCGCCAAGCACCTATTTACAACAGTCCTACTGATGTTTTTGAATGCGATATAAATAACAACGGTCTGGCTACAACAGATTTAAATCAAAAAATAATTGAGATCAGTACTGGTAGCCCAACCAACCTGGACATTACATTTCATCTTTCACCTCTCAATGCAGAAGTAGGAGCCAACGAAATACCACTGAATTTTACAGCAGCAAGCAACCCTCAATTAATTTATACGCGGATCGAAAATACCGATTCGGGCTGTTATGAAATACAAACTTTTAATATCAATACACTTGCTCTTCCCGAAGTCACTTACGGGCAGTCCTTAATTAACTGTGCAGATAATTACAATTATGAACTAGAATGGGATTTAACAGATATTGAACTTGAAATCTTGGAAGGAAGACAGTACAATATCGCATTCTCTTATTTTGAATCAGAAGAAGACATAGTATCAGATTCTGCTATCACAACCCCTACAGCATATCTTAACACATCCAATATGCAAACCATTTTTGCTAAAATCACAAATGCCACAACAGGTTGTTTTGATGTGGTGCCTTTCGATTTAATAATAAACAGTCCTCCGCAAATCAATGATTTTGAAACTTATAATATTTGTGAAAACACAGAAAACCAAGTAGACTTATTGGATATCAACGAGATTTTATTAGATAATACATTTAATGTGCTCGTCAGTTACCATGAAAATGAAGCCGATGCTCAGGCTAATGAAAATCCATTAAACTCAAATTATTTATATAGCAGTTCCACTGAAACACTTTTTG encodes:
- a CDS encoding T9SS type B sorting domain-containing protein, whose protein sequence is MKKKSIYLFLLLFAHVFYLHAQQISTDNSLQPNALIQNIIGTGCATASNVSSAVNGSVNGIVSFGSFDSGTTNFPLQNGLVLSTGSVSAAANTFVNDDLSEGNIDWSTDQDLIDVLGIDQTLNATSIEFDFESANSFVSFKYLFASDEYQQEYPCNFKDVFAIFIKRAGTMEPYVNIALIPDTTTEVSTNTIHPNIAGFCEAQNGDFFRGYNIGNTNFNGHTEVLTARADIIPNETYHIKLVIADHIDQRFDSAVFIEAEGFGNSIDLGPDQSICGSDLILDTNFDNTSASIQWLLNGNPIPGENSPTLQVIQTGTYSVEITIPSTANNCILTDEIEVEVIPFQQAAPIEDYTACDPAPSDGIYDFNFQDLKNEEIYSNLPSNDYTISYHLTQDDAQSDVNAITGNYQNTEETETIFVRIESTNGDCLQIGNFNIYVNELPSSADFSIFICNENFADPGFSNINMLNNVMADGELNRTVTYFINESDAIEGINAITDFPDFSTQPPYMVARIEISDASSQCFSLGYIYFDYISPPELFTNTLILDACTDPNIEETIDGVSYTYNNIPIFFDIEGYFEIIETSIFPGSSVRVAALLGLGNPRSYTLNEQSTFTIPLAVSFDNGNCYSPVTLKLYKNYLHEVIGEENTIETCDDDSNNGIENFNFDVIRQELLENIDEDYSANLFIDYYESELDRTNDLNAIDQSLPFSVNTYDELFIEAYYSFNGVVACSINSKINLQVSPALNLNPISIDYCGSTDPNTNQTNIILETASKSVFEDIVNNYGIEVSLEYYETFENAETQENELIEMYSLLQGQNLYIRATNTITGCYDITSLELNVYTILEDPNLEPIIICDEDQNLFATVNLENVLQNFSGNTNDIDFTFYNSFSDAIDEFHDFLSIPNPTNYTTNSKEIFLRAEIESLECFTILNFEILIYADPQLSTISDYINCQINPNASSSFLFVDKDPNIIDNQSGMQVLYFETEDNAINRVNPIDKNAPYFPDSNPQTVYVRLENETENGCFKVAPMQIEVRQAPIYNSPTDVFECDINNNGLATTDLNQKIIEISTGSPTNLDITFHLSPLNAEVGANEIPLNFTAASNPQLIYTRIENTDSGCYEIQTFNINTLALPEVTYGQSLINCADNYNYELEWDLTDIELEILEGRQYNIAFSYFESEEDIVSDSAITTPTAYLNTSNMQTIFAKITNATTGCFDVVPFDLIINSPPQINDFETYNICENTENQVDLLDINEILLDNTFNVLVSYHENEADAQANENPLNSNYLYSSSTETLFVRAEFSTTHCYTVYPFQLVVNPLPMANQPSDLIACDDDFDGLLEFDLTLQNASILGNQNPEDFSITFHNSESNAMEGNDPIATDYIASNNETFYVRLENNSTGCFAITQFTAIINNLPPISIEDQVLCMDYLPLIVSAETNNPEYSYLWSTNVTTPQIEIFEVGSYSLTVTNEFGCEYSSSFNVTESQAAEIDIIETLDFSDPNNITVTISGIGDYLYQLDDFEPQESNVFQNVAMGYHTVTIIDLNGCSDTTKEVLVVDIPKFFTPNSDGTNDTWHIVGIETLPGTSINIYDRYGKLITRLNSNSSGWNGKYNGEKMPSSDYWYVADVKGDSIAFQVKGHFTLKR